The sequence below is a genomic window from Verrucomicrobiia bacterium.
CGGCATTCCTGATCTTTTCGAAACTGGTCGAAGCTCGAGCTAGCCGTTGAAAGCAGGACTTTATCGCCTGAAGTTGCGCTTCGGGCCGCTTCAGTCATTGCTTCTAACAGCCGGGGCCTAATCTTGCAAGAAGGAAGTGCGTGTCTCATCGAATTTTTAAAGTACTGAGCGCCACGACAGCAAACAAAACGCCCAGAATGTAAAAACGCATGACGACCTGGGATTCGTACCATCCCTTTTTTTCAAAGTGATGATGCA
It includes:
- a CDS encoding phospho-N-acetylmuramoyl-pentapeptide-transferase yields the protein HHHFEKKGWYESQVVMRFYILGVLFAVVALSTLKIR